One region of Oryza glaberrima chromosome 7, OglaRS2, whole genome shotgun sequence genomic DNA includes:
- the LOC127779642 gene encoding uncharacterized protein LOC127779642 isoform X3 — protein MSSSSNGNGHYPVNGAKVLQKRENNQEKMLLDKNAAFRACQKDRHYIEKLETELRNCYQEIDYLQDQLNIRNVEANIMGEHIHSLELKLTELEKFPERVRVIDDELMRSDSQCWLLMEEVRCQEEKLKKAALQIEKLENVNLDSQCEIESLKLDLTTLEQRLFDTDSFGQHVSADKAIADNKLREYELQLQEAHKTIDHLLLENKELKRLFPGGVPTALTSDEQVDKTIEKIDGQYYERGGAILENMAKRSEESELLIEQLKEELREQKLKAKEDAEDLTQEMAELRYQITGMLEEEYKRRSCIEQAAIQQIQELEAQVSKEQRKLSGALRKLQESHELAQKQSMEIKKLKDSLGFADLAPAGSAQCC, from the exons ATGTCTAGTAGCTCCAATGGCAATGGGCATTATCCTGTTAATGGTGCAAAGGTTCtgcaaaaaagagagaacaatCAAGAG AAAATGCTGCTAGACAAAAATGCAGCTTTTAGGGCCTGTCAGAAGGACAGGCATTACATCGAGAAATTGGAAACAGAACTGAGGAACTGCTATCAGGAAATTG ACTATTTGCAGGATCAGCTAAATATCCGAAATGTTGAAGCAAACATCATGGGAGAGCATATCCACAGTCTTGAACTGAAACTAACTGAACTTGAAAAGTTTCCTGAAAGAGTTAGAGTTATAGATGATGAGCTGATGCGGTCTGATTCTCAGTGCTGGCTTCTGATGGAAGAAGTCCGATGCCAAGAAGAGAAATTGAAAAAGGCAGCCTTACAAATAGAGAAGCTTGAGAATGTAAATTTGGATTCACAATGTGAGATTGAGAGCTTAAAACTTGATTTAACTACACTTGAACAGAGACTGTTTGATACTGACAGCTTTGGTCAGCATGTTTCTGCTGATAAAGCCATAGCAGATAATAAACTGAGGGAGTATGAGCTCCAGCTGCAAGAGGCACATAAGACTATTGACCATCTTTTACTTGAGAATAAAGAACTAAAACGGTTGTTCCCTGGAGGAGTTCCCACTGCTTTAACATCTGATGAGCAAGTTGACAAAACAATTGAGAAGATTGATGGTCAATACTATGAGAGGGGCGGTGCAATACTTGAAAATATGGCAAAGCGAAGTGAAGAATCTGAACTACTGATTGAGCAGCTCAAG GAAGAGCTTCGAGAACAAAAACTGAAGGCAAAGGAGGATGCAGAAGATCTCACCCAAGAAATGGCTGAACTAAGGTACCAAATAACTGGCATGCTTGAGGAAGAATACAAGCGTCGGTCTTGCATTGAGCAGGCAGCTATCCAACAAATCCAGGAACTAGAGGCTCAG GTTTCCAAAGAGCAGAGAAAATTGAGTGGAGCCCTGAGGAAACTGCAGGAATCACATGAACTAGCTCAGAAGCAATCTATGGAGATAAAGAAATTGAAGGATTCTTTAGGG TTTGCAGATCTTGCTCCTGCGGGTTCTGCGCAATGTTGTTAG
- the LOC127778975 gene encoding uncharacterized protein LOC127778975 codes for MDAGGVELSGVMHRCRVCGKGFSCGRSLGGHMRSHISFGEAAAELGANGGVVGYGLRENPKKTRRLSEFDGDGDGEEVEVEEGGDGGELRACRECGKLFSSWRSLFGHMRRHASGGGGRNHDDDDDDDVDVEDEFGGGEEEEIVAPAPAAVTVIAAPPRRRRRSMRVAAPAPAPPRPVLLGGFEKEQEDVALGLLMLSRDTGVWRSPVKAETFEKPEQKKKKATAKQPPPLPLPRNGYGYGYNSDEDSALLQYGGDVAKSRKRRASYHSPNSISSKKKQQPRAAAPAKRTRYECPGCGKVFASYQALGGHRASHKRINTSCSAPKVSPATAAAAAPAPEPSSETYASLSTLSPSASPGSAAAGIGDRKANNKSSAEEEKFGGACSSDELYAELELEQRSPAAAAGFLDLNFPPASSEVGVN; via the coding sequence ATGGATGCGGGGGGAGTGGAGCTCTCTGGCGTGATGCATCGGTGTAGGGTGTGCGGGAAGGGGTTCTCGTGCGGCCGCTCGCTCGGTGGCCACATGCGGTCGCATATCTCGtttggggaggcggcggcggagctcggcgccAATGGCGGCGTGGTTGGGTACGGGCTGAGGGAGAATCCCAAGAAGACGAGGCGGCTGTCTGAGtttgatggtgatggtgatggtgaggaggtggaggtggaggagggtggcgatggcggcgagctcAGGGCGTGCCGGGAGTGCGGCAAGCTGTTCTCGTCGTGGCGCTCGCTGTTCGGGCACATGCGGCGCCATGcatccggcggcggagggaggaatcacgacgacgacgacgatgacgacgtggATGTGGAGGATGAgttcggcggcggggaggaggaggagattgtggcgccggcgccggcggcggtgactgtgatcgcggcgccgccgaggcggaggcggcggtcgaTGCGCgtggcggcgcccgcgcccgcgccgccgaggccggtGCTGCTGGGCGGGTTCGAGAAGGAGCAGGAGGACGTCGCGCTCGGCCTCCTGATGCTCTCGCGCGACACCGGCGTGTGGCGCTCGCCGGTCAAGGCGGAGACGTTCGAGAAGCcggagcagaagaagaagaaggcgacggcgaagcagccgccgccgctacccctCCCAAGAAACGGCTACGGCTACGGCTACAACTCCGACGAGGATTCAGCTCTGCTCCAgtacggcggcgacgtcgcgaAGAGCAGGAAGCgaagggctagctaccactctcCCAATTCCATCTCCtcgaagaagaagcagcagccgcgcgcggcggcgccggcgaagcggACACGGTACGAGTGCCCGGGGTGCGGCAAGGTGTTCGCCTCCTACCAGGCGctcggcggccaccgcgcgAGCCACAAGCGGATCAACACTAGCTGCAGCGCCCCCAAGGtctcccccgccaccgccgccgcagcggcgcccgcgccggaGCCGAGCTCGGAGACGTACGCCTCGCTGAGCACCCTCTCCCCCTCGGCGTCGCCGGGCTCGGCGGCCGCCGGCATTGGCGACCGCAAGGCCAACAACAAGTCGTCAGCAGAGGAGGAGAAGTTCGGCGGCGCGTGCTCCTCCGACGAGCTCTACGccgagctggagctggagcagcgctcgccggcggcggccgcggggttTCTTGATCTCAACTTCCCGCCGGCCTCATCGGAGGTTGGCGTGAACTGA
- the LOC127779642 gene encoding uncharacterized protein LOC127779642 isoform X1: MFLCLISQDNVILIEFPEFSVSRAYPLLSLQMSSSSNGNGHYPVNGAKVLQKRENNQEKMLLDKNAAFRACQKDRHYIEKLETELRNCYQEIDYLQDQLNIRNVEANIMGEHIHSLELKLTELEKFPERVRVIDDELMRSDSQCWLLMEEVRCQEEKLKKAALQIEKLENVNLDSQCEIESLKLDLTTLEQRLFDTDSFGQHVSADKAIADNKLREYELQLQEAHKTIDHLLLENKELKRLFPGGVPTALTSDEQVDKTIEKIDGQYYERGGAILENMAKRSEESELLIEQLKEELREQKLKAKEDAEDLTQEMAELRYQITGMLEEEYKRRSCIEQAAIQQIQELEAQVSKEQRKLSGALRKLQESHELAQKQSMEIKKLKDSLGRFNSALNHGTVCRSCSCGFCAMLLELSNCSIEGPVDVRSSNEKPQNQALLEWRPDEDADGEAG, translated from the exons ATGTTCTTGTGCTTGATATCACAGGATAATGTCATCTTAATTGAGTTCCCCGAATTTTCTGTCAGTAGGGCTTATCCGTTGCTTTCTTTGCAGATGTCTAGTAGCTCCAATGGCAATGGGCATTATCCTGTTAATGGTGCAAAGGTTCtgcaaaaaagagagaacaatCAAGAG AAAATGCTGCTAGACAAAAATGCAGCTTTTAGGGCCTGTCAGAAGGACAGGCATTACATCGAGAAATTGGAAACAGAACTGAGGAACTGCTATCAGGAAATTG ACTATTTGCAGGATCAGCTAAATATCCGAAATGTTGAAGCAAACATCATGGGAGAGCATATCCACAGTCTTGAACTGAAACTAACTGAACTTGAAAAGTTTCCTGAAAGAGTTAGAGTTATAGATGATGAGCTGATGCGGTCTGATTCTCAGTGCTGGCTTCTGATGGAAGAAGTCCGATGCCAAGAAGAGAAATTGAAAAAGGCAGCCTTACAAATAGAGAAGCTTGAGAATGTAAATTTGGATTCACAATGTGAGATTGAGAGCTTAAAACTTGATTTAACTACACTTGAACAGAGACTGTTTGATACTGACAGCTTTGGTCAGCATGTTTCTGCTGATAAAGCCATAGCAGATAATAAACTGAGGGAGTATGAGCTCCAGCTGCAAGAGGCACATAAGACTATTGACCATCTTTTACTTGAGAATAAAGAACTAAAACGGTTGTTCCCTGGAGGAGTTCCCACTGCTTTAACATCTGATGAGCAAGTTGACAAAACAATTGAGAAGATTGATGGTCAATACTATGAGAGGGGCGGTGCAATACTTGAAAATATGGCAAAGCGAAGTGAAGAATCTGAACTACTGATTGAGCAGCTCAAG GAAGAGCTTCGAGAACAAAAACTGAAGGCAAAGGAGGATGCAGAAGATCTCACCCAAGAAATGGCTGAACTAAGGTACCAAATAACTGGCATGCTTGAGGAAGAATACAAGCGTCGGTCTTGCATTGAGCAGGCAGCTATCCAACAAATCCAGGAACTAGAGGCTCAG GTTTCCAAAGAGCAGAGAAAATTGAGTGGAGCCCTGAGGAAACTGCAGGAATCACATGAACTAGCTCAGAAGCAATCTATGGAGATAAAGAAATTGAAGGATTCTTTAGGG AGGTTTAACTCTGCGTTGAACCATGGGACAGTTTGCAGATCTTGCTCCTGCGGGTTCTGCGCAATGTTGTTAGAGCTGTCTAACTGCTCTATCGAAGGACCAGTTGATGTTAGATCTTCCAATGAGAAGCCACAGAACCAAGCTCTACTAGAATGGCGTCCTGATGAAGATGCGGATGGTGAAGCCGGCTAG
- the LOC127779641 gene encoding pentatricopeptide repeat-containing protein At4g21705, mitochondrial-like: MAASSSFLAAGRRLIRLGRGRLLPAGHARSHGSTPALIRAAAAASSPASSRGHSGGRKPARPPSLQSTLWPLGHPGTLLVPEIERWAAKPGNRLRHVELERIVKELRKRRRHRQALEVSEWMNAKGHVKFLPKDHAVHLDLIGEIHGSSAAETYFNNLPDKDKTEKPYGALLNCYTRELLVEKSLAHFQKMKELGFVFSTLPYNNIMGLYTNLGQHEKVPSVIAEMKSNGIVPDNFSYRICINSYGTRADFFGMENTLEEMECEPKIVVDWNTYAVVASNYIKGNIREKAFSALKKAEAKINIKDSDSYNHLISLYGHLGDKSEVNRLWALQMSNCNRHINKDYTTMLAVLVKLNEIEEAEVLLKEWESSGNAFDFQVPNVLLTGYRQKDLLDKAEALLDDFLKKGKMPPSTSWAIVAAGYAEKGDAAKAYELTKNALCVYAPNTGWIPRPGMIEMILKYLGDEGDVEEVEIFVDLLKVAVPLNSDMTDALSRARMREEKKVKDAV; the protein is encoded by the exons atggccgcctcctcttccttcctcgccgccggccgccgcctgatCCGCCTCGGCCGCGGCAGGCTCCTCCCCGCCGGCCACGCGCGATCCCATGGCTCCACCCCTGCCCTCATtcgagccgctgccgccgcctcctcccccgcctcttCTCGCGGCCACAGCGGGGGGAGGAAGCCGGCGCGGCCCCCGAGCCTGCAGTCCACGCTGTGGCCGCTGGGCCACCCGGGCACGCTCCTGGTGCCGGAGATCGAGCGGTGGGCGGCCAAGCCAGGCAACCGCCTCCGCCACGTCGAGCTCGAGCGCATCGTCAAGGAGCTCCGCaagcgacgccgccaccgccaggccCTCGAG GTCTCTGAATGGATGAATGCCAAGGGACATGTAAAATTTCTGCCAAAGGATCACGCTGTTCACCTGGATTTGATTGGTGAAATTCATGGAAGCAGTGCAGCCGAGACTTACTTCAACAACCTGCCAGATAAAGATAAGACAGAAAAACCCTATGGTGCACTTCTTAACTGCTACACGCGGGAACTCCTGGTTGAAAAATCATTGGCTCATTTTCAGAAGATGAAAGAGTTGGGTTTTGTGTTTTCCACACTCCCCTACAACAACATCATGGGTCTGTATACGAACCTAGGGCAGCATGAAAAGGTTCCTTCAGTAATTGCAGAGATGAAAAGCAATGGTATCGTTCCTGACAATTTCAGCTACAGAATATGCATTAACTCTTATGGCACAAGGGCTGATTTTTTCGGGATGGAAAACACCCTTGAAGAGATGGAGTGTGAACCTAAAATCGTTGTTGATTGGAACACGTATGCTGTCGTGGCAAGCAACTACATTAAGGGCAACATAAGGGAGAAAGCATTCTCTGCCTTAAAGAAAGCAGaagcaaaaataaatataaaagattCAGATTCCTATAACCACCTGATTTCCTTGTATGGACATCTGGGGGACAAATCAGAGGTCAATAGGCTGTGGGCGCTCCAAATGTCGAACTGCAATAGGCATATTAATAAGGATTACACTACAATGCTTGCAGTGCTCGTGAAACTTAATGAGATTGAAGAAGCTGAAGTGTTGCTGAAAGAGTGGGAGTCGAGCGGAAATGCATTTGACTTCCAAGTTCCAAATGTCCTGCTCACTGGATACCGCCAGAAGGACTTGCTGGACAAGGCTGAGGCACTTCTGGATGATTTCTTGAAGAAGGGAAAGATGCCTCCTTCAACCAGCTGGGCAATTGTAGCAGCTGGCTATGCGGAGAAAGGTGATGCTGCGAAAGCATATGAGCTGACAAAGAATGCCCTATGTGTATATGCTCCAAATACTGGTTGGATCCCTAGGCCTGGGATGATTGAGATGATACTTAAGTATCTTGGAGATGAAGGTGATGTCGAGGAGGTTGAAATTTTCGTTGATCTGCTGAAAGTTGCTGTGCCACTGAACTCAGATATGACTGACGCTTTGTCAAGGGCTcgaatgagagaagaaaagaaggttAAAGATGCAGTGTAA
- the LOC127779643 gene encoding amino acid transporter AVT6B-like, whose protein sequence is MSSDPLKYTPAVSVALAIVFVVINVGIATIKLMRGQIPMPKLFPDVHDWSSTWRLHTAAPVLVSCDRLHLPLQRAHNSQRAQGPLPDQANSAGVTAALLGRVHHHQLLRLPPLRRGDAGRHARLPHRVPRAAIQHGRPPLPLSEAPLLRGCDNRRFGAITAALLTVIFLAANFDPNIWDAFQFTGSSCMGDDVDYGGGGDSCLATVILVAAAVSPMSPRSTP, encoded by the exons ATGAGTTCAGATCCACTGAAATACACGCCGGCCGTGTCGGTTGCTCTGGCCATCGTGTTCGTGGTGATCAATGTCGGAATCGCCACCATCAAGCTGATGAGAGGGCAGATTCCGATGCCTAAGCTGTTCCCTGATGTTCATGACTGGAGCTCCACCTGGAGACTTCACACTGCAGCTCCAgttcttgtgagttgtgaccgcCTACATTTGCCATTACAACG TGCACACAATTCACAACGAGCTCAAGGACCACTCCCAGATCAGGCCAATAGTGCGGGCGTCACTGCTGCTCTGCTTGGTCGTGTACACCACCACCAGCTTCTTCGACTTCCTCCTCTTCGGCGAGGCGACGCTGGACGACATGCTCGTCTTCCCCATCGTGTTCCACGCGCTGCGATTCAACATGGacggcctcctcttcccctcagCGAGGCCCCTCTCCTGCGAGGCTGCGACAACCGGAGGTTCGGCGCGATCACGGCGGCGCTCCTCACGGTCATCTTCCTCGCCGCCAACTTCGACCCCAACATCTGGGACGCGTTCCAGTTCACTGGGAGTAGCTGCATGGGCGACGACGTCGActacggaggcggcggcgacagctgcCTCGCGACCGTAATCCTTGTGGCAGCAGCCGTGTCTCCGATGAGCCCGCGCTCGACGCCGTAA
- the LOC127779642 gene encoding uncharacterized protein LOC127779642 isoform X2, whose amino-acid sequence MSSSSNGNGHYPVNGAKVLQKRENNQEKMLLDKNAAFRACQKDRHYIEKLETELRNCYQEIDYLQDQLNIRNVEANIMGEHIHSLELKLTELEKFPERVRVIDDELMRSDSQCWLLMEEVRCQEEKLKKAALQIEKLENVNLDSQCEIESLKLDLTTLEQRLFDTDSFGQHVSADKAIADNKLREYELQLQEAHKTIDHLLLENKELKRLFPGGVPTALTSDEQVDKTIEKIDGQYYERGGAILENMAKRSEESELLIEQLKEELREQKLKAKEDAEDLTQEMAELRYQITGMLEEEYKRRSCIEQAAIQQIQELEAQVSKEQRKLSGALRKLQESHELAQKQSMEIKKLKDSLGRFNSALNHGTVCRSCSCGFCAMLLELSNCSIEGPVDVRSSNEKPQNQALLEWRPDEDADGEAG is encoded by the exons ATGTCTAGTAGCTCCAATGGCAATGGGCATTATCCTGTTAATGGTGCAAAGGTTCtgcaaaaaagagagaacaatCAAGAG AAAATGCTGCTAGACAAAAATGCAGCTTTTAGGGCCTGTCAGAAGGACAGGCATTACATCGAGAAATTGGAAACAGAACTGAGGAACTGCTATCAGGAAATTG ACTATTTGCAGGATCAGCTAAATATCCGAAATGTTGAAGCAAACATCATGGGAGAGCATATCCACAGTCTTGAACTGAAACTAACTGAACTTGAAAAGTTTCCTGAAAGAGTTAGAGTTATAGATGATGAGCTGATGCGGTCTGATTCTCAGTGCTGGCTTCTGATGGAAGAAGTCCGATGCCAAGAAGAGAAATTGAAAAAGGCAGCCTTACAAATAGAGAAGCTTGAGAATGTAAATTTGGATTCACAATGTGAGATTGAGAGCTTAAAACTTGATTTAACTACACTTGAACAGAGACTGTTTGATACTGACAGCTTTGGTCAGCATGTTTCTGCTGATAAAGCCATAGCAGATAATAAACTGAGGGAGTATGAGCTCCAGCTGCAAGAGGCACATAAGACTATTGACCATCTTTTACTTGAGAATAAAGAACTAAAACGGTTGTTCCCTGGAGGAGTTCCCACTGCTTTAACATCTGATGAGCAAGTTGACAAAACAATTGAGAAGATTGATGGTCAATACTATGAGAGGGGCGGTGCAATACTTGAAAATATGGCAAAGCGAAGTGAAGAATCTGAACTACTGATTGAGCAGCTCAAG GAAGAGCTTCGAGAACAAAAACTGAAGGCAAAGGAGGATGCAGAAGATCTCACCCAAGAAATGGCTGAACTAAGGTACCAAATAACTGGCATGCTTGAGGAAGAATACAAGCGTCGGTCTTGCATTGAGCAGGCAGCTATCCAACAAATCCAGGAACTAGAGGCTCAG GTTTCCAAAGAGCAGAGAAAATTGAGTGGAGCCCTGAGGAAACTGCAGGAATCACATGAACTAGCTCAGAAGCAATCTATGGAGATAAAGAAATTGAAGGATTCTTTAGGG AGGTTTAACTCTGCGTTGAACCATGGGACAGTTTGCAGATCTTGCTCCTGCGGGTTCTGCGCAATGTTGTTAGAGCTGTCTAACTGCTCTATCGAAGGACCAGTTGATGTTAGATCTTCCAATGAGAAGCCACAGAACCAAGCTCTACTAGAATGGCGTCCTGATGAAGATGCGGATGGTGAAGCCGGCTAG